A stretch of the Malus domestica chromosome 08, GDT2T_hap1 genome encodes the following:
- the LOC103440854 gene encoding homogentisate phytyltransferase 1, chloroplastic-like, producing MLQYKSPRSWSCPHVQVAVLKLTHCNLTKNKKPFARCCSGSTILSVPTNANPNCDQKKITVATRNRGKRFKKWYCLPISFENGYASEKPESGDEFLTRFQAGLSKQWDAFRRFCRPHTVIGTVIGISSVSVLPLENVTDLSTAFFVGLLKALVPSILMNIYVVGLNQLYDVEIDKVNKPELPLASGEFSMGAGITIVSTVLLMSFAMGFMFKSPPLFSALVISFLLGTAYSVELPLLRWKRHAFLAATCILIVRAIVVQLAFYVHIQKYVLGRPVILTRSLAFAVFFMCIFSSVIALFKDIPDVDGDRDFGIQSFSVSLGQEKVYWVCVNMLLMAYGAALAIGASSSFLPCKLFTIIGHSALASLLWIRARSVDIANKASLTSFYLFIWKLFYAEYFLIPFVR from the exons GAAGCCATTCGCGCGATGTTGTTCCGGATCAACGATATTATCTGTTCCCACAAATGCAAATCCAAATTGTGATCAGAAGAAGATCACAGTCGCCACCAGAAACCGTGGTAAAAGATTCAAGAAATGGTATTGCCTACCTATTTCATTTGAAAATGGCTACGCATCAGAAAAACCAGAGAGTGGTGATGAATTTCTGACTCGCTTTCAAGCTGGCCTTAGTAAACAATGGGATGCCTTTCGTCGATTTTGTCGTCCTCACACTGTAATTGGCACT GTTATAGGAATATCGTCGGTCTCTGTTCTTCCATTAGAAAATGTTACTGACCTGTCCACTGCATTTTTTGTAGGACTGTTGAAG GCATTGGTGCCCTCAATACTAATGAACATTTATGTGGTGGGATTGAATCAATTGTATGACGTCGAAATAGACAAG GTTAACAAACCCGAACTCCCGCTTGCTTCGGGTGAATTCTCCATGGGGGCTGGGATCACAATTGTTTCCACAGTTCTGCTGATG AGTTTTGCAATGGGATTTATGTTCAAGTCTCCGCCGCTGTTTTCTGCGCTTGTGATTAGTTTTCTTCTCGGAACGGCTTATTCCGTTGAG CTTCCCTTGCTTAGGTGGAAGAGGCATGCATTTCTTGCAGCTACTTGCATCCTAATCGTGAGGGCTATCGTTGTCCAGCTTGCTTTCTACGTGCACATCCAG AAATATGTCCTCGGTAGACCAGTTATACTTACAAGATCACTGGCGTTTGCGGTGTTTTTCATGTGCATCTTCTCCTCCGTCATTGCTCTATTCAAG gataTACCAGATGTGGATGGTGATAGAGATTTTGGCATTCAATCATTCAGTGTTAGCCTTGGGCAAGAGAAG GTATATTGGGTATGCGTAAATATGCTGTTAATGGCATACGGTGCTGCCTTGGCCATAGGagcttcttcctcattcttgccaTGCAAGCTTTTCACT ATAATAGGGCACAGTGCACTCGCTTCCCTTCTGTGGATTCGAGCTCGGTCCGTCGACATAGCCAATAAAGCGTCACTCACTTCGTTTTACTTGTTCATCTGGAAG CTGTTTTATGCCGAGTACTTCCTCATTCCCTTCGTACGCTGA
- the LOC103440752 gene encoding large ribosomal subunit protein eL39z/eL39x: MPSHKSFMIKKKLAKKMRQNRPIPHWIRMRTDNTIRYNAKRRHWRRTKLGF; encoded by the exons ATG CCGTCGCACAAGAGCTTCATGATCAAGAAGAAGCTGGCGAAGAAGATGAGGCAGAACAGGCCCATCCCTCACTGGATCCGTATGAGGACCGACAACACCATCAG GTACAATGCGAAACGCAGGCACTGGCGCCGCACCAAGCTCGGATTCTGA
- the LOC103440751 gene encoding aspartate aminotransferase, chloroplastic, protein MASAMLSLASVSPSASLSHHETPKGKLKLGSTSWSLNKERNCLFAKTESFGRVSMVAAVNVSKFEGVTMAPPDPILGVSEAFKASTNESKLNLGVGAYRTEDLQPYVLDVVKKAENLMIERGENKEYLPIEGLAAFNKVTAELLFGADNPVIKQQRLATVQGLSGTGSLRLAGAFIERYFPGAKVLISSPTWGNHKNIFNDSRVPWSEYRYYDPKTVGLDFEGMIADIKAAPEGSFVLLHGCAHNPTGIDPTPEQWEKIADVIQEKNHIPFFDVAYQGFASGSLDTDAASVRLFAARGLELLVAQSYSKNLGLYAERIGAINVVCASSDAATRVKSQLKRIARPMYSNPPIHGARIVANVVGDPALFNEWKAEMEMMAGRIKGVRQKLYDNLTATDKSGKDWSFILKQIGMFSFTGLNKAQTENMTNKWHVYMTKDGRISLAGLSLAKCEYLSDDIIDSYHNVS, encoded by the exons ATGGCTTCAGCGATGCTGTCCTTAGCTTCCGTCTCGCCGTCGGCTTCTCTGTCCCATCACGAGACTCCCAAG GGGAAGTTGAAGCTTGGGAGTACTTCTTGGAGCTTGAACAAGGAAAGAAACTGTCTATTTGCGAAGACAGAG TCTTTTGGTAGGGTATCTATGGTAGCTGCCGTGAATGTCTCTAAATTCGAGGGTGTAACGATGGCCCCACCTGATCCAATTCTCGGAGTGTCTGAAGCATTCAAGGCTAGCACAAACGAGTCAAAGCTCAACCTTGGAGTTGGGGCATATCGAACGGAAGATCTTCAGCCATACGTGCTTGATGTTGTTAAGAAG GCAGAGAATCTTATGATTGAGAGGGGGGAAAACAAAGAG TACCTCCCAATAGAAGGTTTGGCAGCGTTCAACAAAGTGACTGCAGAGTTATTATTTGGAGCAGACAACCCAGTAATAAAGCAACAGAGA cTAGCAACTGTCCAAGGTCTATCAGGAACTGGTTCTCTTCGCCTTGCTGGGGCTTTTATCGAACGATATTTTCCAGGGGCAAAAGTTTTAATATCATCTCCAACCTGGG GTAATcacaaaaacatttttaacgACTCTAGAGTTCCATGGTCAGAGTACCGATACTATGATCCAAAAACAGTTGGTTTGGATTTCGAGGGGATGATAGCAGACATAAAG GCAGCACCTGAAGGATCTTTTGTGTTGCTTCATGGCTGTGCTCACAACCCTACCGGCATAGATCCAACCCCCGAACAGTGGGAAAAAATTGCTGATGTCATTCAAGAAAAAAACCATATCCCCTTTTTTGATGTTGCATACCAG GGATTTGCTAGTGGAAGCTTGGATACTGATGCAGCATCTGTCAGATTGTTTGCTGCACGTGGTCTAGAGCTTCTGGTTGCTCAGTCATACAGTAAAAACCTTGGGCTCTATGCAGAAAGAATTGGAGCAATCAATGTTGTCTGCGCATCATCTGATGCAGCAACAAG GGTAAAGAGCCAATTGAAGAGGATCGCTCGACCTATGTACTCAAATCCTCCAATCCACGGTGCTAGAATTGTGGCCAATGTAGTTGGAGATCCAGCACTCTTCAACGAGTGGAAAGCAGAGATGGAGATGATGGCTGGAAGGATAAAGGGCGTGAGACAAAAACTATACGATAACCTGACTGCAACAGATAAGAGTGGAAAGGATTGGTCATTTATACTTAAGCAGATCGGCATGTTTTCATTCACCGGCTTAAACAAAGCTCAG ACCGAAAACATGACAAACAAGTGGCATGTATACATGACAAAGGACGGGAGGATTTCCCTGGCAGGATTATCTTTGGCGAAATGTGAATACCTCTCGGATGACATCATTGATTCGTACCACAATGTTAGTTGA
- the LOC103440750 gene encoding uncharacterized protein, whose translation MGFSFSSQGVVLIAVAVSLLAVCQAKTVVVGGSQGWRFGFNYTDWTLKNGPYYIKDTLVFKYSAPSNAGAHDVYLLPDLWSYITCDFRRAKLVAKATQGGGQGFKFVLNQWRPHYFACSQGANRSHCKQGMMKFFAVPWPHWQL comes from the exons ATGGGTTTCAGTTTCTCTTCACAAGGCGTTGTTTTGATTGCCGTAGCTGTCTCTTTGTTGGCGGTTTGCCAAGCCAAAACTGTCGTCGTAGGAGGCTCTCAAGGTTGGCGTTTCGGCTTCAACTACACTGACTGGACTCTCAAAAATGGCCCATATTACATCAAGGACACGCTAG TTTTCAAGTACAGTGCACCAAGCAACGCCGGCGCTCATGACGTGTACTTGCTGCCGGACCTGTGGAGCTACATAACATGTGATTTCCGTAGGGCAAAGCTGGTGGCAAAAGCTACGCAGGGAGGCGGCCAGGGGTTTAAGTTTGTGCTGAACCAGTGGCGGCCACACTACTTTGCTTGCAGTCAGGGAGCCAACAGGTCTCACTGCAAACAGGGGATGATGAAGTTCTTCGCCGTGCCATGGCCACACTGGCAGCTATAG